One part of the Panthera leo isolate Ple1 chromosome D4, P.leo_Ple1_pat1.1, whole genome shotgun sequence genome encodes these proteins:
- the DOLPP1 gene encoding dolichyldiphosphatase 1 isoform X2 has translation MPFDPRVATQRPISDGDLSGHLLAYLSLSPVFVIVGFVTLIIFKRELHTISFLGGLALNEGVNWLIKHVIQEPRPCGGPHEAVGTKYGMPSSHSQFMWFFSVYSFLFLYLRMHQTNNARFLDLLWRHVLSLGLLTAAFLVSYSRVYLLYHTWSQVLYGGVAGSLMAIAWFVFTQEVLTPLFPRIAAWPISEFFLIRDTSLIPNVLWFEYTVTRAEARNRQRKLGTKLQ, from the exons ATGCCCTTTGACCCCAGAGTAGCCACGCAGCGTCCAATCTCTGATG gtgaTCTCTCTGGCCACCTCCTTGCCTACCTGAGCCTCAGCCCTGTATTTGTCATTGTTGGTTTTGTGACCCTCATCATATTCAAGCGGGAACTGCACACG ATCTCATTCCTCGGGGGCCTGGCACTGAACGAGGGGGTCAACTGGCTGATCAAACACGTCATCCAGGAGCCACGGCCCTGTGGAG GCCCCCACGAGGCAGTGGGCACCAAGTACGGGATGCCCTCCAGCCATTCCCAGTTCATGTGGTTCTTCTCCGtctattccttccttttcctgtatTTAAG AATGCACCAAACAAACAACGCCAGGTTCCTGGACTTGCTGTGGAGGCACGTGCTCTCCCTGGGTCTTCTCACCGCGGCCTTTCTAGTCTCCTATAGCAg GGTCTACCTGCTGTATCACACCTGGAGCCAGGTGCTCTATGGGGGCGTTGCCGGGAGCCTCATGGCCATCGCCTGGTTCGTCTTCACCCAGGAGGTCCTCACCCCGCTGTTCCCTAGGATAGCAGCCTG GCCTATCTCTGAGTTCTTCCTCATCCGAGACACGAGCCTCATTCCCAACGTACTCTGGTTTGAGTACACGGTAACCCGGGCAGAAGCCAG GAACAGACAACGTAAGCTGGGGACGAAACTGCAGTGA